The Capsicum annuum cultivar UCD-10X-F1 unplaced genomic scaffold, UCD10Xv1.1 ctg50802, whole genome shotgun sequence genome contains the following window.
taaagtcaatgcccacaATTTGTTTGGGCTTCTCCATAGGTGCCAttggttgcggagcatttgctcgacttgttgaggcaatactatTGCCCCCACAATCGTAGCCgtatcttgcatttgactttcgttagtcatttttcctattACCATAAGACAAAAATATTTAGTAATTTCAGAAtattacttataaagttaagcaactttaaattcttcttcttgtttctagttaacaatgaaatatttataacttccaattgtcaaccgagtgaattttaaaattgtgatgaagattttgtgTCTTCTAATTACTAGTTATATTCGaatggagtagaaagcttaaagctttaatctccaaaaacaagtaataTAGATTCTGAATTTATTcgttaagattgttattttccttctaagagtACTAGAATCTGTATTAACACAACAAAAACTTCATAACAAGTTCATGTATGAACAAGAGTAGTTTTGAaattctttaacaccttcaacacaagattattactAATCTAGCCATGAAGTGTGTTAGatatcagaaaatagatgaaacagaaattttaGACCAAGTCTCCCGagttcacggagtgtccttaagaaataattcccctcactatactcgaggttatggaattttcctcccaggataaaatggccttcgaTCCaattatagcggtacctcaaataattggatttcaCGAACGCCTCAACGATTTGAAtaatcacacagaatatttttaagagaagaagagttttttattctgaaaatttTTGTATATCAAACTTGTGGAtcaaagcaggtttatatagccataacatgcctcttctgaaaagtggcaatggttcactttagAGGTGtgccttttctgaaaattcatgtctgTTAATCCAAAGACAGTGTCTTTCAAAATAGACATACCATTTCATGTGAaacagtgtgtcatttcgttgaagggttgcatccctttcgAAACAACACTTCGTTTCTGCTTGGCATTTAAAAACAATGCACCAGTTCAGAAAACAGTGCATCAGTTTACTGCACACATGTATAAATGGAGTATCAAACACTGTTTCGGACTAAATTTCTTTAATTCTGagaaataaactttgtccaaaaagatagatctcatcaatcgatcaaatacaaatccgaagccgagccgagcgacgacggcgcgaggcatctcttatttcttgcctcacttatcttGTGAAaatgtgtttcacaatataaacactttaaaacttctttctcccactaatgtgggagaattttAGTAAGATTTCCTATTTTGAGCACTCTTTCCATTTTGGTGTAAACTCAATTTTCTCTTCCACTTAATTCCCTTCTTTTTCCATTCAAAACACACACATAGAATCCAACAGACTGATGTCTATAGTCTTGGAGTGATCATTTTGGAGCTCTTAACTGGAAAATCCCCTAGCGATGCTACAGATGGTCTTGATTTGCGACAGTGGATAGCTTTCATTGTGAAAGAGGAGTGGACTAATGAAGTGTTTGATGTTGAACTTATGAGGGGTGCACCTAATATTGGTGATGAGCTGCTTACTACATTGAAATGCCTTTGTATTGTGTCGATCCCACACCAATTGCTCGGCTAAAAGCTCCGCATGTACTATAGAAATTGGAGGAGACAAAACCATACCTGATGTTGGACTAAGGGTTTTTGGAATTTTAGGTTATTTGATGATAATGTGGAAAGATAATGTGGTATTaaatgggtatgagtcatatatttAAAGGATCGGGTATTAAATGGgtttcatgttttttattttaattaatattgatttattttacttaatgacgtggacctctaataagaggccactAGGGAAAGTGGTTTTCAAAAACCACagttaaaaattaatggcataGATGAGCCtattttgtaacggcgatggcataaaTGACCCTAActtttctgatagttcagtggcatatttgagccttttcccttttAAATAATTTCTTGGAGCAATAGTTTAAATTTCCCAATATTATTTCACTAAGCTGAATCTAGTTGCTACACTTACATGGATTATTAGTTTGAAAATTAgtttgttcttgaacttagttgAAGTTTATGCGAAGTAACATACAAATTGTGTACCCGAACAACAAAAAGAACCATTTAGCATTTATAACCTATGTAATTGCTCATTCAACTTGATTCCATCCTTAATTGATTTACCATAATCTAATCATAATTGTTCATTCAACTTGatttcatccttaattaattcaTCATTATCTAGTCATAAATTGACATAAATGAGTGAGATGTGAGATTTAGTATAACACTTCACTTAATCTTCAgttcatttctttgtttctttatctctttctctctttatcGGCTCCAACATTTACAAAGATCCAAATGCTACCTGCGGAAAAATTAAATGGAGAGAATAATGGAGTAAACCAAGAAAATTCAGAATCTGATGAACAAGATAACAGATTCATCAATCAAGAAGACATGGAAAAGCTGGAACTAGAAGAAGAAACAAGTTCAGAAACTGAGGTCTTCGGCTTATCAAGAAAACACCTGGTATCTAATGAAGTCTCCCATCAACACCCAAATCAAAGCAACCCCACAAAACTTTATTGGCTAGCTAAAATCCTTACTGAAATTATCTCAAGGCTTCCCGTTAAATCTCTCTTGCGATTCAAGTCTGTTTTAAAATCTTGGAGTTCTTTGATTTCTAGCCCTGAGTTTACCAAATATCATCTAAGTTTATTAGCTAATAATAACAAAGACTACACTATCCATAGCGTTATGTTGAGGATAGCCCAACCAGAACTCAACCTTAAGGAATGTCCTATTATGGAGGAATCTAACTTGGATTATCACATGAAAAACTCCGGTATAGCTTGTGTGATAGAGGGTTCTGTCAATAGAATGATTTGTCTTGTAGATGAGGCAAAGCAATTGTTCCTATGGAACCCAGCAATAAGAAAGTATAAGAAGTTTCctgattttagaactaaattgaAGGATGATGGTCAATGCACATATGGTTTTggatatgatgatatccatgatGATTATAAGGTAGTCTGTATTTTTACTATTACTCGCTATCCATGTAACTTTTAAGAGATCAATATCTATAGCCTAAAGAACGATTCTTGTCGAACAATACATTGTTCTAGGAGAGTGATGCGGTTAATTGGCACAGGTAAGTTTGTGAATGGAAAGCTTTATTGGGCTACTAGTATTGATATAAAAAGTGGTTGGGGCATAACCTCTTTTGATTTTAGTAATGAGAAATGGAGAAAGGTAGAGCCACCTTATTATGGAGAAGAGGGTAAATTTCTTGTGTTGGGAGTGTTGAAAAGTAATCTAtctatgatttataataatttgacTATTCACGTGGATGTGTGGACTATTAAGGAGTATGAGAATAAAGAATCTTGGAGAATGATTTTTACCATCAATTATTCTCGATATCCCGtggattatttattttctcaCTCTATTTTTCTGTCAAAAAGAGGTGAATTTCTGCTTATGTTTCACGATAAAATCAAGATATACAATCCGAAGGATAACGTAAGCAACTTCTTAAATGTTAATGAATTTGATTATGGTCTTTTGACGGAATTCTTTCCAACCCTAGTCTGTCCGCTTTCACAAAATGAACAAGGGACACTACAAGATTCAAGGTGACAAATATTATGATTATTGCAACTGTACTGTAAgtgatgatttgtatgagtttgattttatgtattttgcaAAGGATATATTTTAAGGAGAACTTTACCAACATCTTCATGGATATTTCATTTGACCTCTCCTTTCTAGctactattttcatgaaaaaaacaTATCGCGTTGTTGCTACTAGATAATTAAATTCTTTGGCTTTGTCCTTCTAATAATTTAGTTATTTGGCCAATGGAAGGTTGTATCTTCTTTCACTttagtaataacaataatattagcAAGAATGGGTTGAATTAATTAGAGAAAGCAATAGAGGAAATATTTGATTGCTATGATTATGGAATAGATGGAAAAACTCATGAACATAGAATTTTAGGAGAAGtgataattatgtttttatttttgtttctcaaaaatagataaagGAAAAATTTCAATCCAACAAAAAATAGTGTTCAATCAATAGTTTGACACACATGTTGTGGTTTTTTCATTGTTAACTTTTTTGTAGCAGCATTAATTGAAGAAACTTTTGAATTTAATGAAACTTgatgaagaaacaaaagaaaaataaactgcatgtgaaatttttcaacaaaatgGTGCTTGAGATGGGCATTAAATCAAAATTCTAGAATGATATAATATCCCATGTATGCTGATCGAGACATTGTTTTGATACCAGTAAATGGTGAGGTATGGGGAAAGGGAAGAACTGCCCATTAGTAATGGAGATAATTTCTCATAAATATGGATATCAAAGTAACTAAATTAATAATAGAGCTATTTATGAAAGGAAGAAAGTTTTAGGTGACGTAGATGGAGTTAGAATAGATATGAAGTTACAATCTCATGCAATGTATTTTTCTAGAGTAATATTTAACTATCACATATTAGTTCATGGTCTGGGTCCTATATACATAAGTGTACTTACCCTTGCTTATGACGGCTGACAGCTTATGGGAATACGTCTTATGTTGAAGCCAGGAGAGGggacctagccttatatttataggcttTAAAGCCTTAACATAGTGCACCCCCATTATGGGCTCATAGGTCTACTACAGGTCTACACTATTGCCATACCCATATGGAATTCGCATGAATACACTGCCTGTGTCTAGCccaccaactaataacatcaACCCGTTTTACTTTAACGTACCAAAAAGTTAATGTTCAatccatataaaataaataattctaacagCAGTTGCACCAAATCATCTTCTGGATTAAAGAAGCAAAACAATGGCGGCGAGATTTTAAAATCTCCAAACGACAAGGTCGGCAATGGAACATGAATTTTGAGGGTTGTGGGAAGGAAGCAGGGAAGAAGAAACTGGGATTTTAGCGTATTGGGATGAGGAATGGGAAAGGCAGTTTCTCAGTCAAGTATACGActaaatatgaaaatacaaaTTACT
Protein-coding sequences here:
- the LOC124892804 gene encoding F-box/kelch-repeat protein At3g23880-like, translated to MLPAEKLNGENNGVNQENSESDEQDNRFINQEDMEKLELEEETSSETEVFGLSRKHLVSNEVSHQHPNQSNPTKLYWLAKILTEIISRLPVKSLLRFKSVLKSWSSLISSPEFTKYHLSLLANNNKDYTIHSVMLRIAQPELNLKECPIMEESNLDYHMKNSGIACVIEGSVNRMICLVDEAKQLFLWNPAIRKYKKFPDFRTKLKDDGQCTYGFGYDDIHDDYKESDAVNWH